From Candidatus Schekmanbacteria bacterium RIFCSPLOWO2_02_FULL_38_14, a single genomic window includes:
- a CDS encoding ferredoxin-NADP reductase: protein MFEIVEKKVLSPVVNLFRIKAPSIAKKRKAGQFVIFQIDETGERVPLTIADSSPEEGTVTIICQALGKSTIKLNSLNKGNIILNLAGPLGIPSHIENFGTSVCIGGGVGIAVAYPLAKALKEKGNNVISIMGFRSRELLFMEEELKATSNELHVTTDDGTYARKGLVTDVLKEILEKDRKVDFVLAVGPVPMMKAVCNITKSYKIKTMVSLNPVMVDGTGMCGACRVTINGKTKFVCVDGPEFDGHHIDFDELMKRQSFYKEYEKLSYEKFQHEGCCSEAIKK, encoded by the coding sequence ATGTTTGAGATAGTTGAAAAGAAAGTCCTTTCACCGGTTGTAAATCTTTTCAGGATAAAGGCTCCGTCCATAGCTAAAAAGAGGAAAGCCGGGCAGTTTGTAATTTTTCAGATTGATGAAACAGGAGAAAGAGTCCCGCTGACAATAGCTGATTCCTCGCCAGAAGAAGGAACTGTCACTATTATCTGCCAGGCACTTGGTAAAAGCACAATAAAGCTTAATTCCCTGAACAAGGGAAACATCATTTTAAATCTTGCAGGACCACTTGGCATACCATCCCACATTGAAAATTTTGGAACATCAGTCTGCATTGGAGGTGGTGTTGGGATAGCAGTAGCATATCCCCTTGCAAAAGCCTTAAAGGAAAAAGGGAATAATGTGATTTCCATTATGGGATTTAGAAGCAGGGAGCTCCTTTTCATGGAAGAGGAACTTAAAGCTACAAGCAATGAACTCCATGTTACAACTGATGATGGAACCTATGCAAGGAAGGGACTTGTCACTGATGTGCTCAAGGAAATTCTTGAAAAGGACAGGAAAGTTGACTTTGTCCTTGCAGTAGGCCCTGTTCCAATGATGAAAGCTGTATGCAATATAACAAAAAGCTATAAGATAAAGACTATGGTAAGCCTTAATCCTGTAATGGTTGACGGAACAGGGATGTGTGGCGCATGCAGGGTAACTATTAACGGCAAAACCAAATTTGTCTGCGTTGACGGACCTGAATTTGACGGTCATCATATAGACTTTGATGAGTTGATGAAAAGGCAGAGTTTCTATAAGGAATACGAGAAGCTCTCCTATGAAAAATTCCAGCATGAAGGATGTTGCAGCGAGGCGATAAAAAAATGA
- a CDS encoding glutamate synthase (NADPH), homotetrameric, with translation MSEKIDPKKRMKIPRQKMPEQEPEKRKKNFEQVNFGLPPEIARIEAQRCIQCKKPFCVGGCPVGIDIPGFIRLIAEGDFIGAARKLKEKNTLPAVCGRVCPQEEQCEVPCIIGKKGAPVAIGNLERFAADFEQEYGEIKIPDLPKSTGKKVAIVGSGPAGLTAAGELVKSGHRVTIFEALHKPGGVLIYGIPEFRLPKKILEKEINYIKSLGVEIVTNYVVGKTETLDELLSNGFHAAFLGTGAGLPYFMNIPGENLNGVYSANEYLTRVNLMKAYLFPDYDTPVFSGKRVAVVGGGNTAMDAVRTSKRLGAKHSYIIYRRSRNEMPARVEEIKHAEEEGIEFVLLTNPTKIIGDEKGWVNGIECLKMELGEPDASGRRKPVPIKNSEYVIDVDTVVIAIGNGANPLIPMTTGGLKTNKYGYIVADPKNCATSKKGVFAGGDIVRGGATVILAMGDGKTAASAINEYLK, from the coding sequence ATGAGTGAGAAGATTGACCCTAAAAAGAGGATGAAAATCCCAAGGCAGAAAATGCCGGAACAGGAGCCTGAAAAAAGAAAGAAAAACTTTGAACAGGTAAACTTCGGCTTGCCTCCTGAGATTGCAAGAATAGAAGCCCAGAGATGCATTCAGTGCAAAAAACCCTTCTGTGTTGGTGGCTGCCCTGTCGGAATAGATATCCCGGGATTCATCAGGCTGATTGCAGAGGGAGATTTCATAGGTGCGGCAAGAAAGCTTAAGGAAAAAAATACCCTTCCGGCAGTATGCGGAAGGGTATGCCCGCAGGAAGAACAGTGTGAAGTACCATGTATTATCGGGAAAAAGGGAGCCCCTGTTGCAATAGGTAATCTTGAGCGCTTCGCTGCTGATTTTGAACAGGAATACGGAGAGATAAAAATCCCCGACCTTCCAAAATCTACAGGCAAAAAGGTTGCAATAGTTGGTTCAGGACCTGCAGGTCTTACAGCAGCAGGAGAACTTGTAAAGTCCGGACACAGAGTCACAATTTTTGAAGCCCTCCACAAGCCAGGAGGAGTTCTCATCTATGGAATACCTGAGTTCAGGCTCCCCAAAAAAATTCTTGAAAAGGAAATCAACTATATAAAAAGCCTCGGGGTAGAAATTGTAACAAACTATGTAGTTGGGAAAACTGAAACTCTTGATGAGCTTCTTTCTAATGGTTTTCATGCTGCGTTTCTCGGAACAGGAGCAGGACTTCCGTACTTTATGAACATTCCGGGGGAAAATTTAAACGGAGTCTATTCTGCCAATGAATACCTCACGCGTGTCAACCTCATGAAGGCATATCTTTTCCCTGATTATGACACACCGGTTTTTAGCGGGAAAAGAGTGGCTGTGGTCGGGGGGGGGAATACGGCAATGGACGCTGTGAGAACTTCAAAACGCCTTGGAGCCAAACATTCATACATTATATACCGCCGTTCAAGAAATGAGATGCCTGCAAGGGTTGAAGAAATAAAACACGCTGAGGAAGAAGGAATTGAATTTGTCCTCCTCACAAATCCAACAAAAATCATTGGAGATGAAAAGGGATGGGTTAATGGCATTGAATGTCTAAAAATGGAGCTTGGCGAGCCTGATGCTTCAGGAAGAAGGAAACCTGTTCCAATAAAGAATTCCGAATATGTCATTGATGTAGATACAGTGGTAATAGCCATTGGCAACGGTGCAAACCCGCTAATACCAATGACAACAGGCGGACTTAAAACAAACAAATACGGCTATATAGTTGCAGACCCTAAAAACTGCGCAACCAGCAAAAAGGGAGTTTTTGCAGGGGGAGATATTGTAAGAGGCGGCGCCACAGTAATCCTTGCAATGGGTGATGGTAAAACTGCAGCGTCTGCAATTAATGAATATCTGAAATAG